A region of Mustela lutreola isolate mMusLut2 chromosome 17, mMusLut2.pri, whole genome shotgun sequence DNA encodes the following proteins:
- the TSC22D4 gene encoding TSC22 domain family protein 4 isoform X2 gives MSGGKKKSSFQITSVTTDYEGPGSPGASEPPALPAPTGPPPRLPNGEPNPEPGGKSTPRNGSPPPGAPASRFRVVKLPHGLGEPYRRGRWTCVDVYERDLETPGFSRLLEGVRGASGGTGGRSLDSRLELASLGLGAPTPQPGLSQGPTSWLRPPPSSPGPQARSFTGGLGQLAEPGKAKGETPPLSASPPQQRPPEPRTGESAGTSRAATPLPSLRVEAEAGGSASGTPPLSRSKDGALRLRMELAAPEEMGQVPPLDSRPGSPALYLFSDASLVRKSPDPFGAAAAQSLARSMLAISGHLDSDDDSGSGSLVGIDNKIEQAMDLVKSHLMFAVREEVEVLKEQIRDLAERNAALEQENGLLRALASPEQLAQLPSSGVPRLGPPAPNGPSV, from the exons ATGAGTGGGGGCAAGAAGAAGAGTAGTTTCCAAATCACCAGCGTCACCACGGACTATGAGGGCCCAGGGAGCCCAGGGGCTTCTGAACCCCCTGCCCTGCCGGCCCCCACCGGGCCCCCACCCCGTCTGCCTAACGGGGAGCCCAACCCCGAGCCAGGGGGCAAGAGCACCCCCCGGAACGGCTCCCCACCGCCTGGGGCCCCCGCCTCCCGTTTCCGGGTGGTAAAGCTGCCCCACGGCCTGGGAGAGCCTTATCGCCGAGGCCGTTGGACGTGTGTGGATGTTTACGAGAGAGACCTGGAGACCCCCGGCTTCAGCCGGCTCTTGGAGGGAGTTCGAGGGGCCTCAGGAGGCACTGGGGGCAGGTCTTTGGATTCCAGGTTGGAGCTGGCCAGCCTGGGCCTTGGTGCCCCGACCCCGCAGCCTGGCCTGTCCCAGGGCCCCACCTCCTGGCTCCGTCCGCCCCCCTCTTCCCCTGGACCTCAAGCCCGCTCCTTCACCGGGGGGCTGGGCCAGCTGGCCGAGCCTGGCAAGGCCAAGGGGGAGACACCCCCGCTGtcagcctccccaccccagcagcgCCCCCCAGAGCCCAGGACTGGGGAGAGCGCAGGCACGTCCAGGGCTGCCACGCCCCTGCCCTCCCTGAGGGTGGAAGCGGAGGCGGGGGGCTCGGCGTCGGGGACCCCTCCACTGTCCCGATCAAAGGATGGCGCCCTGCGGCTGAGAATGGAGTTGGCTGCTCCAGAGGAGATGGGGCAG GTGCCCCCGCTCGACTCCCGCCCTGGCTCCCCAGCCCTCTACTTGTTCTCTGACGCCAGTCTGGTTCGCAAGTCTCCAGACCCTTTTGGAGCAGCGGCAGCCCAGAGTCTGGCCCGTTCCATGCTGGCCATCAGTGGCCACCTGGACAGCGACGATGATAG CGGCTCCGGAAGCCTGGTTGGCATTGACAACAAGATCGAACAAGCCATG GACTTGGTGAAGTCCCACCTCATGTTTGcggtccgggaggaggtggaggtCCTGAAGGAGCAGATCCGCGACCTGGCTGAGCGGAATGCTGCGCTGGAGCAGGAGAACGGGCTGCTGCGTGCCCTGGCCAGCCCCGAGCAGCTGGCCCAGCTGCCCTCCTCGGGAGTCCCGCGGCTTGGGCCCCCTGCACCCAATGGGCCCTCCGTCTGA
- the SPACDR gene encoding sperm acrosome developmental regulator: MAVVMRFFRWIWRKITRWVFFWKHKAKSTVVEHSDSQKSVVKVEKTPKMTDTFKLVELCEEAKVSKTEEPPKAADAVTLVKSVDRVEVEQKRGGRSLLQLPRTAVKSVSSLMVSALQSGWQMCSWKSSVSSTSISSQMRSGSALETPEAEMLREVYLVLWAIRKQLRQLARRQERRRRRHIRAHGGSQPEAVQGLKQDARSPL, encoded by the exons ATGGCTGTGGTAATGAGGTTCTTCCGATGGATTTGGCGAAAGATTACTCGCTGG GTTTTCTTCTGGAAACACAAAGCTAAGTCCACCGTCGTGGAACACTCTGACTCCCAGAAAAGCGTAGTGAAGGTGGAGAAGACTCCCAAAATGACCGACACGTTCAAGTTGGTTGAGCTTTGCGAGGAGGCTAAGGTCTCCAAGACCGAGGAGCCTCCCAAGGCAGCTGATGCCGTCACGCTGGTCAAATCAGTGGATCGCGTCGAGGTGGAGCAGAAACGGGGGGGCCGATCCCTGCTGCAGCTTCCCCGGACAGCTGTCAAGTCGGTCTCCTCACTCATGGTCTCGGCCCTGCAGAGCGGCTGGCAGATGTGCAGCTGGAAG tCCTCTGTGAGCTCTACCTCCATTTCCTCCCAGATGAGGTCTGGGTCCGCTCTGGAGACGCCGGAGGCTGAGATGCTGCGGGAAGTCTACCTGGTACTGTGGGCCATCCGGAAACAGCTGCGACAGCTGGCCCGCAGGCAGGAGAGGCGGAGGCGGCGCCACATCCGGGCCCACGGTGGCTCCCAACCTGAGGCAGTTCAGGGCCTGAAACAGGATGCCCGGAGTCCCCTCTAG
- the TSC22D4 gene encoding TSC22 domain family protein 4 isoform X1, with protein sequence MSGGKKKSSFQITSVTTDYEGPGSPGASEPPALPAPTGPPPRLPNGEPNPEPGGKSTPRNGSPPPGAPASRFRVVKLPHGLGEPYRRGRWTCVDVYERDLETPGFSRLLEGVRGASGGTGGRSLDSRLELASLGLGAPTPQPGLSQGPTSWLRPPPSSPGPQARSFTGGLGQLAEPGKAKGETPPLSASPPQQRPPEPRTGESAGTSRAATPLPSLRVEAEAGGSASGTPPLSRSKDGALRLRMELAAPEEMGQPPIPAPSAALSKSDVSKDLRNWVPPLDSRPGSPALYLFSDASLVRKSPDPFGAAAAQSLARSMLAISGHLDSDDDSGSGSLVGIDNKIEQAMDLVKSHLMFAVREEVEVLKEQIRDLAERNAALEQENGLLRALASPEQLAQLPSSGVPRLGPPAPNGPSV encoded by the exons ATGAGTGGGGGCAAGAAGAAGAGTAGTTTCCAAATCACCAGCGTCACCACGGACTATGAGGGCCCAGGGAGCCCAGGGGCTTCTGAACCCCCTGCCCTGCCGGCCCCCACCGGGCCCCCACCCCGTCTGCCTAACGGGGAGCCCAACCCCGAGCCAGGGGGCAAGAGCACCCCCCGGAACGGCTCCCCACCGCCTGGGGCCCCCGCCTCCCGTTTCCGGGTGGTAAAGCTGCCCCACGGCCTGGGAGAGCCTTATCGCCGAGGCCGTTGGACGTGTGTGGATGTTTACGAGAGAGACCTGGAGACCCCCGGCTTCAGCCGGCTCTTGGAGGGAGTTCGAGGGGCCTCAGGAGGCACTGGGGGCAGGTCTTTGGATTCCAGGTTGGAGCTGGCCAGCCTGGGCCTTGGTGCCCCGACCCCGCAGCCTGGCCTGTCCCAGGGCCCCACCTCCTGGCTCCGTCCGCCCCCCTCTTCCCCTGGACCTCAAGCCCGCTCCTTCACCGGGGGGCTGGGCCAGCTGGCCGAGCCTGGCAAGGCCAAGGGGGAGACACCCCCGCTGtcagcctccccaccccagcagcgCCCCCCAGAGCCCAGGACTGGGGAGAGCGCAGGCACGTCCAGGGCTGCCACGCCCCTGCCCTCCCTGAGGGTGGAAGCGGAGGCGGGGGGCTCGGCGTCGGGGACCCCTCCACTGTCCCGATCAAAGGATGGCGCCCTGCGGCTGAGAATGGAGTTGGCTGCTCCAGAGGAGATGGGGCAG CCGCCCATTCCAGCCCCATCTGCAGCCCTGTCCAAGTCCGATGTCTCCAAGGACCTGAGGAATTGG GTGCCCCCGCTCGACTCCCGCCCTGGCTCCCCAGCCCTCTACTTGTTCTCTGACGCCAGTCTGGTTCGCAAGTCTCCAGACCCTTTTGGAGCAGCGGCAGCCCAGAGTCTGGCCCGTTCCATGCTGGCCATCAGTGGCCACCTGGACAGCGACGATGATAG CGGCTCCGGAAGCCTGGTTGGCATTGACAACAAGATCGAACAAGCCATG GACTTGGTGAAGTCCCACCTCATGTTTGcggtccgggaggaggtggaggtCCTGAAGGAGCAGATCCGCGACCTGGCTGAGCGGAATGCTGCGCTGGAGCAGGAGAACGGGCTGCTGCGTGCCCTGGCCAGCCCCGAGCAGCTGGCCCAGCTGCCCTCCTCGGGAGTCCCGCGGCTTGGGCCCCCTGCACCCAATGGGCCCTCCGTCTGA